A window of Quercus robur chromosome 12, dhQueRobu3.1, whole genome shotgun sequence genomic DNA:
AGTGGAGAACTTATTCCAATGTATACTGCATATGAAAgcttctaaaagaaaaaactatgcCCAATGGCAGCCAATAATTTGATCAGATTTACAAGAGAAGAGTATATTGCAAATTGTTACATACAGTATCAAGTGGTAAACAGAGGACAGTAGCAGTTATTCCGGCAGCAGCACCAGCAATAAACCTCTCAGAATTTGTAGTTTCCTCATTTCCAGACAGTTTGAGCAACTGTTTTCTGTATGTATCATAAGCACAAAAATTAACTGCCTTAAATGGAGCTGTACGAAGAATGTTGACAAGGTTCCCCCTCCAAAATCCTCTCAAACCCTGAGAAACTGCAATAGTCTTGACAAGTTCAAACAGATTCTTTTGTTCACCACGAACTATATATTCCAGCTTCAGTCTCTCAAGTGGGGCAACAAAGGTTCTGGTATCAATAGCATTAACACCAATTAATTTACAGATAACTTagctactaaaaaaaaaaaaacacttagtAAATGGTAGCAAGACCAACTAAAAACGACCCCAAAACTAATGACCTGTTCCctgatataaaattttctttgaatGCAAAGCAGAGGTCTCATTCAAATTACCAAATCAACAAGCATCAAATTATATGAGTTACTATTATAAAGGCTCTCTAGACAGCCAAAAGTGGAAGAAGCACAAACCTCCAACCTCACTATTTGGTGTTTTGCGTAATCAATAGCCCATGTTATATAAAAATGTGTGCATCTTCAACTAAACTAAATACAGCACTAGTATCAtacattatatatacacacgcgCACGCAATTTGCAAACCAAATTATCTACGAATCAAAAATTCCCCTGCTCTAATGAAGACAAGTGTTTATGCAATTTATAACACCATGTTTACATGCCTGACACATTGTTCCATTTCTCAATTAAAGTAAATTCATATACgttaaaattggaaaaaaataaaatttgtaaaacccAACACAGACCTGGAGACCATAGCGGCTATAGCACCAGACCACAGATGCTTAGTAGTGTTCATGGCATAGCCACTCCGCAACCTAACCTTGTGTTTATTTCCTTGCTCAGCACATGTCGTCGCCGTCGCCGAAGCCGCCTTATCAGACCCCTCCTCTCCGCTTTGCACCAAATACACCTTCGATTCCCGAACAAACCCATCACTCTTCAAGCTCACTGTCAAAAACCCAACTCGAGCCCTCTTCTCTCTCCCTAAAAAAATCGGTGTTTTACCACAGGTACAATAAGAGGCCGAACCCGATACTGATAAACTAATTGAAGAAGTTGTGGATGAAGAAATTAAGTTAACGAACGAAGAAGGAGCTGTGGGCTCGAGAAACAAGCCGCCGCTAACAAATGCACTGAAATTGGGATTTGGAGTATGAGAAATATGAGATTGTTCTTGTGAATGAGAGTTGGTGAAGCGGAGGTCCAGTCCTACCATTTTGAGAGTGTGATGCTTGGGAAATCT
This region includes:
- the LOC126709417 gene encoding probable mitochondrial adenine nucleotide transporter BTL3; the encoded protein is MVGLDLRFTNSHSQEQSHISHTPNPNFSAFVSGGLFLEPTAPSSFVNLISSSTTSSISLSVSGSASYCTCGKTPIFLGREKRARVGFLTVSLKSDGFVRESKVYLVQSGEEGSDKAASATATTCAEQGNKHKVRLRSGYAMNTTKHLWSGAIAAMVSRTFVAPLERLKLEYIVRGEQKNLFELVKTIAVSQGLRGFWRGNLVNILRTAPFKAVNFCAYDTYRKQLLKLSGNEETTNSERFIAGAAAGITATVLCLPLDTIRTTMVATGGEALGGVINTFNQMIRTEGFFALYKGLVPSIISMAPSGAVFYGVYDILKSAYLHSPEGRKRIQNMNQQGQELNALDQLELGPFRTLLYGAVAGACAEAATYPFEVVRRQLQMQVRATKLGALATCVKIVEQGGIPALYAGLIPSLIQVLPSASISYFVYEFMKIVLKVE